One segment of Alistipes finegoldii DSM 17242 DNA contains the following:
- a CDS encoding zinc finger domain-containing protein has protein sequence MTTTFENSKGYKVLPLSADEIKVWPRAKTCDRCGRKISSNGFYVGAVNLMYCPDCYEEWHATAPEKQELQCPRENSHLAKANEYIAEGLSDIKSTKK, from the coding sequence ATGACAACAACTTTTGAAAATTCCAAAGGATACAAAGTACTGCCATTGTCTGCCGACGAAATCAAGGTATGGCCACGTGCCAAGACCTGCGACCGCTGTGGCCGGAAAATCAGTTCAAACGGGTTCTACGTAGGAGCCGTCAATCTCATGTATTGTCCCGACTGCTATGAGGAGTGGCATGCCACGGCACCGGAGAAGCAGGAACTTCAATGTCCGCGGGAGAACTCGCATCTGGCAAAGGCAAACGAATATATCGCCGAAGGATTATCGGACATCAAATCAACTAAGAAATGA
- a CDS encoding PriCT-2 domain-containing protein, with amino-acid sequence MKENEYDNGYIERQTVSSNPPELPQIRVSVFENYFAQKPLGDVDLIKWCKTAKFKEQVIAFRTTSNEKVRQRIKRNLPCITPSGIFKTRSRDGLVQHTGFICIDIDHKDNGVFGPEWFDKKRLVAKTFDSLLCASMSISGNGLYLIFRIAHPDMHLAQFDALVREIYEKTGLVADQGCCDVCRLRGASYDAYPYINPHAKPYRGVLKERTARAKVRTAREKKLLDEKVYKLIQKIREEKKDITDDYHDWYCIGCALAHEYGKEEGLRLFHLVSMHSKKYYPTDCDEQFAKCLRSRKIGIETFLWICKKHGVTFK; translated from the coding sequence ATGAAAGAAAACGAATATGACAATGGGTACATAGAAAGGCAAACAGTCAGTTCGAATCCCCCGGAACTCCCTCAGATCAGGGTCTCCGTGTTCGAGAACTACTTCGCACAGAAACCACTCGGCGATGTTGACCTGATAAAGTGGTGTAAGACTGCCAAATTCAAGGAGCAGGTTATCGCGTTCCGCACGACCTCCAACGAGAAGGTTCGCCAACGAATTAAACGCAACCTGCCGTGCATCACTCCCAGCGGGATATTCAAGACTCGGAGCCGTGACGGGCTGGTTCAGCACACCGGGTTCATATGCATCGACATCGACCACAAGGACAACGGCGTATTCGGGCCGGAGTGGTTCGATAAGAAGAGACTCGTCGCCAAGACCTTCGACAGCTTGTTGTGTGCAAGTATGTCGATCAGCGGGAATGGCTTGTACCTGATTTTCCGCATCGCTCACCCGGACATGCACCTGGCACAGTTCGACGCTCTGGTTCGGGAGATCTACGAGAAAACGGGACTCGTCGCCGACCAAGGGTGTTGCGATGTCTGCCGCTTGCGGGGAGCCAGTTACGATGCCTATCCATACATCAATCCGCACGCGAAGCCTTATCGGGGCGTGCTGAAAGAAAGAACCGCAAGGGCCAAAGTCCGGACGGCCCGGGAAAAGAAGCTGCTCGATGAAAAGGTCTATAAATTAATCCAGAAAATCCGTGAAGAGAAGAAGGATATCACCGACGACTATCACGACTGGTATTGCATCGGATGCGCCTTGGCACACGAATACGGCAAGGAGGAGGGGCTGCGGCTATTTCATCTGGTCAGCATGCACTCCAAGAAGTATTACCCGACCGACTGCGACGAGCAGTTCGCCAAATGTCTGCGGAGCCGGAAAATCGGGATCGAGACCTTCTTATGGATTTGCAAGAAACACGGGGTGACGTTCAAGTAG
- a CDS encoding zeta toxin family protein has protein sequence MPKLYIIAGCNGAGKTTASYTVLPEMLGCREFVNADEIAKGLSPFNPESVAIEAGRLMLQRMDDLLSEGEDFAFETTLATRSYVKFVERAQAKGYFVTLLYFWLPTPEQAIERVATRVSEGGHNIPSDVIRRRYANGIKNLTTLYTPICDYWIIYDNSVADGIHKVAWGVKDEIKEIVDPLSYQKIVGYERD, from the coding sequence ATGCCGAAACTCTATATCATAGCGGGTTGCAACGGTGCAGGGAAAACGACTGCATCCTATACCGTGTTGCCTGAAATGTTGGGATGCCGGGAGTTCGTCAATGCCGACGAAATAGCAAAGGGACTGTCGCCGTTCAATCCCGAAAGCGTTGCGATCGAGGCAGGACGGTTGATGCTGCAACGAATGGATGATCTTTTGTCCGAAGGCGAGGATTTTGCGTTTGAAACGACGTTGGCGACCCGTTCCTATGTGAAATTCGTGGAGCGGGCGCAGGCGAAAGGCTATTTTGTGACATTGCTATACTTTTGGTTGCCGACACCCGAACAGGCTATCGAGCGTGTTGCAACACGAGTAAGCGAGGGCGGGCACAATATTCCGTCGGATGTGATTCGGCGGCGTTATGCGAACGGCATCAAGAATTTAACGACCCTCTATACCCCGATTTGTGACTATTGGATAATCTATGATAATAGTGTTGCCGATGGTATTCACAAGGTTGCTTGGGGTGTCAAGGATGAAATAAAAGAGATTGTCGATCCGTTATCTTATCAAAAGATCGTAGGCTATGAGCGAGATTGA
- a CDS encoding site-specific integrase, which produces MAHSIRFPRRHDKADRNGRYAVRLCITKNKRRKYIALDLYADPAYWDEAGEQFIILRNLKGAEQKAENKQREADNALLAKYKVRAREIVERFEIEGIDWTLNQFEDAFLNTSKQGKFNAYFTDRIAELHATGHIGNSQTYKQTQDMLRSYDRKLDQRLFSDIDLRYVRGFDMFLQKRGCCGNTRKFYFKALRAILNRANAEGVGSVATYPFGRGGFEVSKLEEATAKRYLPAAKLSKLKSSTASNPQCEYARKLFLFSYYCYGISFIDMAMLTAAHIKQMEDGDYIVYKRQKIKRQKGVKPISIKITPAIRQLIGSLQAASPTVDDFLLPIVTRSGYTGERLYMHIRTRYSKYQKYLRLLAEELGIDFHLTSYVSRHTAAMTLQRNNIPREVISQMLGHADLETTNIYLDSFDNRVINEAAKVL; this is translated from the coding sequence ATGGCACATTCCATCCGATTTCCCCGTCGTCACGACAAAGCCGACCGCAACGGACGTTACGCCGTCAGGCTGTGTATCACCAAAAACAAGCGGCGCAAATACATCGCGCTCGATCTCTACGCCGATCCCGCATATTGGGACGAGGCCGGTGAGCAATTCATCATCCTGCGCAACCTGAAAGGAGCCGAGCAGAAGGCCGAGAATAAACAACGCGAAGCCGACAATGCGCTGCTGGCGAAGTACAAGGTTCGCGCCCGCGAGATCGTCGAACGTTTCGAAATAGAGGGTATCGACTGGACGCTGAACCAGTTCGAGGACGCCTTTCTGAATACCTCCAAACAGGGAAAGTTCAACGCCTATTTCACCGACCGTATCGCGGAACTGCACGCGACGGGACATATCGGCAATTCCCAAACCTATAAGCAGACGCAGGACATGTTGAGAAGCTATGACCGGAAGCTGGATCAACGGCTCTTTTCCGACATCGACCTGCGTTATGTCCGGGGATTCGATATGTTTCTTCAAAAGCGGGGCTGTTGCGGCAACACGCGCAAATTCTATTTCAAGGCGTTACGGGCCATTCTGAACCGGGCCAATGCGGAGGGCGTCGGCTCGGTGGCAACCTATCCGTTCGGACGGGGCGGATTCGAGGTCTCCAAACTCGAAGAGGCGACCGCCAAACGCTACCTGCCTGCCGCCAAGTTATCGAAACTCAAAAGCAGCACGGCCAGCAATCCGCAATGCGAATACGCCCGCAAGCTGTTTCTATTCTCCTATTATTGTTACGGCATTTCGTTCATCGACATGGCGATGCTCACGGCCGCCCATATTAAACAAATGGAGGACGGCGACTATATCGTTTACAAGCGGCAAAAGATCAAACGGCAGAAAGGTGTCAAACCGATTTCGATCAAGATCACGCCTGCGATCCGGCAACTGATCGGAAGCCTGCAAGCGGCCTCGCCGACCGTGGACGATTTTCTGCTGCCGATCGTCACCCGCTCCGGCTATACGGGCGAGCGGCTCTACATGCACATTCGAACCCGTTACAGCAAGTATCAGAAATACCTGCGCCTGCTCGCCGAGGAGCTCGGAATTGATTTCCACCTGACGAGCTACGTCTCCCGCCATACGGCGGCCATGACCTTGCAGCGCAACAACATCCCACGCGAGGTGATTTCACAGATGCTCGGCCATGCCGATCTGGAAACCACGAACATATACCTCGACAGCTTCGACAACAGAGTGATCAACGAGGCGGCGAAAGTTCTCTAA
- a CDS encoding helix-turn-helix domain-containing protein, giving the protein MNNITDDTPIAMLTVGQLKEILSIDKIMGHLTPSRAPDKEVLTAADVARLTGYSISTVYKLTSERKIPFHKPEHKGRKLYFNREEILDWLQSESHPTIEQENIRKIKQLKKH; this is encoded by the coding sequence ATGAATAACATTACCGACGACACTCCGATCGCCATGCTGACGGTGGGACAATTGAAAGAGATCTTATCAATCGACAAAATTATGGGGCATCTAACTCCGAGCCGCGCTCCGGACAAAGAGGTGCTGACAGCCGCCGACGTTGCCCGGCTTACAGGGTACAGTATCTCTACGGTCTATAAGCTCACAAGTGAACGAAAGATACCGTTCCACAAACCGGAGCATAAAGGCCGCAAACTTTACTTTAACCGTGAGGAGATTCTCGACTGGTTGCAGAGCGAATCACACCCGACGATCGAACAGGAAAACATCCGGAAAATAAAACAATTAAAAAAACATTAG
- a CDS encoding DUF3575 domain-containing protein — translation MKRFLLFFILISAYSTTYAQFSSVSTNIVGWAAGNINAAVDLNVNLHNTINIPVSANPLKFGDTQWSHVVLQPGWRHWFVERYIGQFVSPSLFYANYTIGYDKRTFKGNAYGIGCSWGYSKLLSTRWNFIVEIGAGIIYTPYTEKLRPKYIGEFDDEYTYHHRRFLLVPIKCNLSFSYLF, via the coding sequence ATGAAACGTTTTCTACTCTTTTTCATCCTAATATCAGCATACTCAACGACATACGCCCAGTTCTCGTCCGTATCAACCAACATCGTCGGATGGGCTGCCGGGAACATAAACGCGGCCGTCGATCTGAACGTGAACTTGCACAATACGATCAACATTCCGGTATCAGCCAATCCGCTCAAGTTCGGGGATACCCAATGGAGCCATGTCGTCCTGCAACCGGGATGGCGACACTGGTTCGTCGAGCGATACATCGGACAGTTCGTCTCCCCCTCGCTGTTTTATGCCAACTACACCATAGGCTACGACAAACGCACCTTCAAAGGCAACGCCTACGGCATCGGCTGCTCATGGGGCTACTCGAAGCTCCTGAGTACGCGCTGGAACTTCATCGTCGAGATCGGGGCCGGTATCATCTATACCCCCTACACCGAGAAGCTGCGGCCGAAATATATCGGAGAGTTCGACGATGAGTACACCTACCATCACCGACGATTCCTGCTCGTCCCGATCAAATGCAACCTGTCATTTTCCTATTTGTTCTAA
- a CDS encoding tetratricopeptide repeat protein has protein sequence MKPYRTLVYIVLTVLMLSCAMTHSLQRSTPTADIHLPSNGPVETPEVEDVERAVTQMRKISMNGGRDSAYLAEVERDSTGEVTIKGENIQTVYIVAKSKTVAERNGEIAIDFIVGIPAALQSSTWGLSLTPIIENNGMEEALQPLSIRGELFSDIQKRQYWQMNKYLNRMLGDSTELTSTTGLAAKYYEAYNRYIAGGQKRRADKLESTYKQTISFPYLSDPRLDSVLIRKGEIRYYYTQTYRPTKDTKRLHLFFRGRVDAIDRSRYDLSNSDTLTYTVTSMLSLLDNEPRYMLKIIDKYVEVRDRNYITFPVGRANVIDTMGQNHVQLDKIERLMDTLINQYEFFVDSITITASSSPDGSMATNNRIAGERARSIKERLVRKFGHEVDTLIRTRSIGEDWTLLKRLIRHNSDVPNWEKITDMIDRSRNLDVTEQQIRQQFPGDYAFMKEILYPQLRAVDFRYNLRRVDMVKDTVVLTVLDTTYMRGVQQLRDRDYVGALRTLNDYKCQNLAIVLLSLSYDEAAFEILEQLPPAEKNPKTDYLSAIALSRMNRPREGLEYYLKAIQADPVLKFRGNLDPEIQILYKQNNVKSTAYDN, from the coding sequence ATGAAACCGTATAGAACACTCGTTTACATAGTTCTGACCGTCCTGATGCTCTCTTGCGCCATGACGCACTCCTTGCAGCGCAGCACCCCGACGGCCGACATCCATCTGCCCAGCAATGGCCCCGTGGAGACACCCGAAGTAGAAGACGTTGAACGGGCTGTCACGCAAATGCGAAAAATCTCGATGAACGGCGGCCGTGACAGCGCCTATCTGGCCGAGGTCGAACGCGACTCCACGGGAGAAGTCACCATCAAAGGCGAGAACATTCAGACGGTCTACATCGTTGCCAAGTCGAAAACCGTAGCTGAACGCAACGGGGAGATTGCGATCGACTTCATCGTAGGCATACCCGCTGCTCTCCAGAGCAGCACGTGGGGGTTGTCGCTCACCCCGATCATAGAGAACAATGGGATGGAAGAGGCGCTGCAACCGCTCTCTATCCGGGGTGAGCTTTTTTCCGACATCCAGAAGCGCCAGTACTGGCAGATGAACAAGTACCTGAACCGCATGCTCGGCGACTCGACGGAGCTTACGTCCACCACCGGCCTGGCCGCGAAGTACTACGAAGCCTACAACCGCTACATCGCCGGCGGCCAGAAGCGCCGGGCCGACAAACTGGAGTCCACCTACAAACAAACGATCTCGTTCCCCTATTTATCCGATCCGCGGCTCGACTCCGTGCTGATCCGCAAAGGGGAGATCCGGTATTACTACACCCAGACCTACCGGCCGACGAAGGATACCAAGCGCCTGCACCTCTTTTTCCGCGGCCGCGTCGACGCCATCGACCGCAGCCGCTACGACCTCTCGAACAGCGACACGCTTACCTACACCGTGACATCCATGCTCTCGCTCCTGGACAACGAGCCGCGCTACATGCTCAAGATCATCGACAAGTACGTCGAGGTACGCGACCGCAACTACATCACCTTCCCGGTCGGCCGTGCCAATGTAATCGACACGATGGGCCAGAACCATGTGCAGCTTGACAAAATCGAGCGGCTGATGGACACGCTTATCAACCAGTACGAATTCTTCGTCGATTCTATCACCATTACCGCTTCATCCTCTCCCGACGGTTCGATGGCGACCAACAACCGTATTGCCGGCGAGCGTGCCCGCTCGATCAAGGAGCGCTTGGTGCGCAAGTTCGGCCACGAGGTCGATACGCTGATCCGAACCCGCTCCATCGGCGAGGACTGGACGCTGCTCAAGCGCCTGATCCGACACAACAGCGACGTGCCCAACTGGGAAAAGATTACGGACATGATCGACCGGAGCAGAAACCTCGACGTGACGGAGCAGCAGATCCGCCAGCAGTTCCCCGGAGACTACGCCTTCATGAAGGAGATCCTCTATCCCCAGTTGCGGGCCGTGGACTTCCGCTACAACCTCCGCCGCGTCGATATGGTCAAGGATACCGTCGTGCTGACCGTACTCGACACGACCTACATGCGCGGGGTGCAGCAACTCCGCGACCGGGATTATGTCGGGGCGCTGCGCACCCTGAACGACTACAAGTGCCAGAACCTTGCGATCGTGCTGCTCTCGCTGAGTTACGACGAGGCGGCTTTCGAGATTCTGGAGCAACTGCCGCCGGCCGAGAAGAACCCAAAAACCGATTACCTCTCGGCCATAGCACTATCGCGCATGAATCGACCGCGCGAAGGACTGGAGTATTACCTCAAGGCGATTCAGGCAGACCCGGTGCTGAAGTTCCGCGGCAACCTCGACCCCGAAATCCAGATACTCTATAAGCAGAACAACGTAAAATCTACGGCGTATGACAATTGA
- a CDS encoding DUF4906 domain-containing protein — MIGSDTFTIDGSGQVLPISLKRHAAKIAYNIAVDPAAGDIEISSVQLCSIPDREYLITDLTAPTEPASGFHDSEIRKFPDGSQRANGIFYMLTNRQGDVSSIASQDQKNPDKAPKYASYLCIRGRSGENKVVDFVVYLGSNMTTNFDVLPNEAHTYNITILSDSETDTRITSYLFEFYSSWPRSPYCIPGDYGEFSVRNGNRSDHTFTGQLEVTQGDAASFRYGDGGAWHEGALHDVYIPAKSDARGDMEYTPALIKKGVNQTLAYRLTITDEQGGGSNTVRNWPISHHPSLTSN, encoded by the coding sequence ATGATCGGGTCGGACACCTTCACCATCGACGGATCGGGACAGGTATTGCCGATCTCCCTGAAGCGCCATGCCGCGAAGATCGCCTACAACATCGCGGTAGACCCGGCCGCCGGAGACATCGAGATCTCGTCCGTACAGTTATGCTCCATACCCGACAGGGAGTACCTGATAACGGATCTCACGGCACCGACAGAACCCGCATCCGGATTCCACGACTCCGAGATCCGCAAATTCCCCGACGGGAGCCAGCGCGCAAACGGGATATTCTATATGCTCACAAACCGTCAGGGCGACGTATCTTCCATAGCCTCGCAGGATCAGAAGAACCCCGACAAAGCTCCGAAGTACGCATCCTATCTCTGCATCCGCGGCCGAAGCGGAGAGAACAAGGTCGTGGACTTCGTAGTTTACCTTGGGAGCAACATGACCACGAATTTCGACGTGCTGCCCAACGAGGCGCACACCTACAACATCACGATCCTCAGCGACAGCGAAACAGACACCCGCATCACAAGCTACCTCTTCGAGTTTTACAGCTCATGGCCCCGGAGTCCCTATTGCATACCGGGTGACTACGGAGAATTCTCCGTGCGCAACGGAAACAGAAGCGACCACACCTTTACCGGGCAGCTCGAAGTGACGCAAGGCGACGCGGCGAGTTTCCGCTACGGCGACGGCGGAGCCTGGCACGAGGGAGCCCTGCACGACGTATACATCCCGGCAAAGAGCGACGCCAGGGGCGACATGGAATACACCCCCGCACTGATAAAAAAGGGCGTAAACCAGACGCTCGCATACAGGCTGACGATTACAGACGAGCAGGGGGGGGGAAGCAATACGGTTCGAAACTGGCCGATATCGCATCATCCGAGTTTGACAAGCAACTAA
- a CDS encoding AAA family ATPase has translation MAKIINPFIVTGKIAPEYFCDRVSESARLVKSITNGNNLVVISPRRMGKTGLIQFCYDKPGIGKEYYTFFIDILHTSSLREFTYLLGREIYETLLPRSRKMATLFIQTIKSISGKFGFDPITNLPTFNVELGDIERPEYTLDEIFQYLSHADKPCIVAIDEFQQIAKYPEKNIEALLRTHIQRSENSHFIFAGSERHMMQEMFASAARPFYHSADMLELKAIPAEIYIPFIVGHFERRNRSIAAIDVEKVYALFQGHTYYIQKTFNESFADTPEGDECTLETIRAAIDNMIASNDTIFREILSNVPEKQKELLYAIAKEGEAERITSADFIKRHSLTSASSVQSAAKKLLEKDLITEINKVFSVTDRLFAMWINKLYGKNPDF, from the coding sequence ATGGCGAAGATTATAAATCCATTCATCGTGACCGGAAAGATCGCTCCGGAGTATTTTTGCGATCGGGTAAGCGAGTCAGCCCGGCTTGTCAAGTCGATTACCAACGGCAATAATTTGGTTGTCATTTCACCGCGCCGTATGGGTAAAACAGGACTGATTCAGTTCTGTTACGACAAACCGGGAATCGGTAAGGAGTACTATACTTTTTTCATCGATATTCTGCATACGTCGAGCCTCCGCGAATTTACCTATCTGCTCGGCCGGGAGATTTACGAAACACTCCTGCCTCGCAGTCGTAAAATGGCGACTCTTTTCATTCAGACGATTAAGTCCATCAGCGGGAAATTCGGGTTCGACCCCATCACCAATCTTCCCACTTTCAATGTGGAGTTGGGAGATATCGAGCGGCCCGAATATACGCTCGATGAGATTTTCCAATATTTGTCTCATGCGGACAAGCCTTGCATCGTAGCGATCGATGAGTTCCAGCAAATTGCCAAATATCCGGAGAAGAACATAGAGGCTTTGTTGCGGACTCACATCCAAAGGTCGGAGAACAGCCATTTTATCTTTGCCGGGAGCGAACGCCACATGATGCAGGAGATGTTTGCATCAGCCGCCCGGCCGTTCTACCATAGTGCCGACATGTTGGAGCTGAAAGCCATTCCTGCGGAGATTTACATTCCGTTTATCGTCGGGCATTTCGAGCGGCGCAACCGTTCGATAGCCGCCATCGATGTGGAAAAGGTTTATGCACTTTTTCAGGGGCACACCTACTATATCCAAAAGACCTTCAACGAATCGTTTGCCGATACGCCCGAAGGCGACGAATGTACGTTGGAGACGATCCGGGCTGCCATCGATAATATGATTGCTTCGAACGATACGATTTTCCGGGAGATTTTGTCGAACGTTCCTGAAAAGCAGAAGGAGTTGCTTTATGCCATCGCCAAGGAGGGCGAAGCCGAGCGTATTACATCTGCCGATTTCATCAAACGGCACAGTCTTACTTCGGCCAGTTCGGTACAGTCGGCCGCAAAGAAACTACTCGAAAAGGATCTTATCACCGAAATTAACAAGGTTTTTTCTGTAACCGACCGATTATTTGCCATGTGGATAAATAAATTATATGGGAAAAATCCGGATTTTTAA
- a CDS encoding DUF4906 domain-containing protein, with protein sequence MKLTAIAVMPMLLAACTKDEVNPTPTNGGKEGEIELILKNESVADGTRAFGSGTTESWEKSISSAVLIVYNTSGTQILRRVLTAAEVNGSTTTPIKFVLPGVSADASCDFYVVINRNIADNITTKAKLLEELESDIASYNGTYANVTTKAMRSGGFAMTGTVTAKIVSGTTAVTVTVKRVVAKVEIQTSMTDSFRTKYGNGCVEVKKITLSRGAEKSYLIDQTASKYATVSSSFTSAQDAYCDKTGASKTNAYKYNNLFYINEKAAAATGSRIKVVLDAIYDADGNLSTTTDQVPLSYETELTGTTDGKMLRNGSYKLNVNLDGLTGKDMTLSIAIANWEALSTQNVNVGK encoded by the coding sequence ATGAAACTGACCGCAATCGCGGTAATGCCGATGCTGCTTGCAGCCTGCACGAAAGACGAAGTTAATCCTACACCGACCAACGGTGGAAAGGAAGGCGAAATCGAACTTATCCTGAAAAATGAAAGTGTAGCTGACGGAACCCGCGCCTTTGGCTCCGGCACTACCGAAAGTTGGGAGAAGTCGATCTCCTCCGCCGTACTTATCGTCTACAACACCTCGGGCACGCAAATCCTGCGCCGCGTACTGACCGCCGCCGAAGTGAACGGCTCGACCACGACGCCGATCAAGTTCGTACTTCCGGGCGTGAGCGCCGATGCCTCGTGTGATTTCTATGTCGTTATTAACCGTAACATAGCGGATAACATCACCACCAAGGCCAAGCTGCTCGAAGAGTTGGAAAGCGACATCGCCTCCTACAACGGCACCTACGCAAACGTCACGACAAAGGCCATGCGCTCCGGAGGATTCGCAATGACAGGAACCGTGACGGCAAAGATCGTATCCGGCACCACGGCCGTAACCGTGACCGTAAAGCGTGTCGTGGCAAAAGTCGAGATTCAGACCTCCATGACCGACTCGTTCCGTACCAAGTACGGCAACGGCTGCGTCGAGGTCAAGAAAATTACATTGAGCAGAGGAGCCGAGAAATCTTATCTGATTGACCAGACGGCGAGCAAATATGCAACCGTAAGTTCTTCCTTCACCTCGGCACAGGACGCCTACTGCGACAAGACCGGAGCGTCGAAAACGAACGCATACAAGTACAACAACCTTTTCTACATCAACGAGAAGGCCGCAGCCGCTACGGGATCGCGAATAAAAGTAGTCCTCGATGCTATCTATGATGCTGACGGCAACCTCTCGACTACGACCGACCAAGTACCGTTATCCTATGAAACCGAACTAACAGGCACCACCGACGGAAAGATGCTTCGCAACGGTTCATATAAACTCAATGTAAACCTCGACGGACTTACCGGTAAAGACATGACGCTGTCAATCGCCATAGCCAATTGGGAAGCACTTTCAACGCAGAACGTGAATGTAGGAAAGTAA
- a CDS encoding FimB/Mfa2 family fimbrial subunit, which produces MKYLCYILTGLWLASLLPGCEIHDDIDVDVKRKAIVYLRYNYNDGEHDTMDEVQTLRLFFFDLKTGRQYRDTTLTRDEFLTDTGAMQTYISNGEYGIVTLANVGHGSSVSADNIRDAAITFPGTGADPLFFNRIQTPIQKGDSLRFDIDLFKSVYKVNVRVEGMQNINNPEDFYFGLNNYAALSFDNKPCGGFRMYRPQLARDPAAGTMSGSFYTPYFPSDSPISIGIYTDDPASIYGHELFVATIQRYMEIAPNPGHDVEIDIRILLNRANVTVIISDWEGTVIQEEHFGA; this is translated from the coding sequence ATGAAATACCTCTGCTACATACTCACGGGGCTTTGGCTCGCAAGCCTTCTCCCCGGCTGCGAGATCCACGACGACATCGACGTCGATGTGAAGCGCAAGGCCATCGTATACCTGCGCTACAACTACAACGACGGGGAGCACGACACCATGGACGAGGTGCAGACCCTGCGCCTGTTCTTCTTCGACCTGAAGACCGGCAGGCAGTACCGCGACACGACGCTTACGCGGGACGAATTCCTGACCGATACCGGAGCCATGCAGACCTACATTTCCAATGGAGAATATGGGATTGTGACGCTTGCCAATGTAGGGCATGGCTCCTCGGTGTCGGCAGACAACATCCGGGACGCTGCGATCACCTTCCCGGGTACGGGTGCCGACCCGCTTTTCTTCAACCGCATCCAGACGCCGATCCAAAAGGGCGACTCGCTGCGCTTCGACATCGACCTGTTCAAGTCCGTTTACAAGGTCAACGTCCGTGTCGAAGGGATGCAGAACATCAACAACCCCGAAGATTTCTATTTCGGGCTGAACAACTACGCCGCTCTGAGTTTTGACAACAAGCCCTGCGGCGGCTTCAGAATGTATCGTCCCCAACTGGCCCGCGACCCGGCGGCCGGCACCATGTCGGGATCGTTTTACACGCCCTACTTTCCTTCGGACTCGCCAATCTCAATCGGCATCTATACCGATGATCCCGCCTCGATTTACGGGCATGAACTCTTTGTGGCCACGATACAACGCTACATGGAAATCGCCCCTAATCCGGGACACGACGTCGAGATAGACATCCGCATTCTCCTGAACAGAGCCAATGTGACGGTGATTATCTCCGACTGGGAAGGAACAGTCATTCAAGAAGAACATTTCGGAGCATAG
- a CDS encoding DUF6291 domain-containing protein has protein sequence MKNEKTTTKPAFDPEVPPREGFIFYRTFYEALASMKNRARLHLYDVIMRYALYGEEPTDLNGEQMRTFILIRPQLDANERKRQAKYKKKAIKKNNDEELNEFFTKTEDEENDNLRILNDIQYE, from the coding sequence ATGAAAAATGAAAAAACAACGACCAAGCCCGCATTCGACCCGGAGGTTCCGCCCCGTGAAGGGTTCATCTTCTACCGTACCTTTTATGAAGCGCTGGCCTCGATGAAGAACAGGGCAAGATTACATCTCTATGATGTGATTATGAGATACGCCCTCTATGGCGAGGAACCGACGGATCTCAACGGGGAGCAGATGCGAACCTTCATACTGATCCGTCCCCAGCTGGATGCCAACGAACGGAAACGGCAAGCAAAGTACAAAAAGAAGGCAATCAAAAAGAATAACGACGAAGAACTCAACGAATTTTTCACAAAAACCGAAGACGAAGAAAATGACAATCTACGAATACTCAACGATATACAATATGAATAG